The Candidatus Nanosynbacter featherlites DNA window GCGCTTTGGCTACCGTTAATCGTGACAGAACACCGCTAGTGACGCCGCTCCACTTTGTACGTTATAAAAATGACAACATTATTTGGATTTCTGACCGACAATCTCGTCACGCCGTCAATGCTTACCGCAGTGGTGTTGTCGAATTTGTGGTTTGGAACGATCAAAAGAGTGCTGTATTTTTGACGACAATAGTACAAGAGCTACCGGAGGAAGAGGAAGCAGCGGCCTTGGAGGCTTATGCTAACAAGCTGGGTGACTTTATGCCACGCGTCGAACATAGGCAAATTTACATCATGCCAATCGGCAATCTTGATGAAAAAACTACAACAGGAAATTGGCTGCACTATATTGCATAGCCGCTACATATAGCGTATTATAAGCATAAGCAGATACTAAATATATAGAAAGACAGGAACATGAACGCAAGTCAAATTATTTCTGACGACATGACATTGGAAGAAAAATTAAGTGCTATCGACGCAGCGATGAAAGCAGTCCAGCAGGCAGCCGACG harbors:
- a CDS encoding pyridoxamine 5'-phosphate oxidase family protein, translated to MDKITTDILDTVEVGALATVNRDRTPLVTPLHFVRYKNDNIIWISDRQSRHAVNAYRSGVVEFVVWNDQKSAVFLTTIVQELPEEEEAAALEAYANKLGDFMPRVEHRQIYIMPIGNLDEKTTTGNWLHYIA